The following is a genomic window from Adhaeribacter radiodurans.
TATGGTCTTCGGACATTTATCTGTTTCTAATCTTCGTATCTGTGGATTAAACTATTTGCTTTAACTCAAAGCAAAAAACGTTTAAGTTACCAATTGTTTATTTTATTCCAACATAGAAGTCAAGAACAGCCTTAATAAGACCTATTAATCAATTGAGTAAAAAAGTAATTTTCCTTTAATATGAATATCTTCAAACTATGAAAGTTAAAAAGAAGCTACACCTAACTTAATTTAGCTCAAAAGCTGATTATTCAACGAAAGAAGTGTTAGAACAGGCAGTCAGCCCAGCGGTTAGAAAAGCTTCACGAGAAGCTATGAAAATAAAAGGTTTTGTTATAAAAGCCACAAATGGCTGGGTAATCCGGGAAGATAAAAACGATACTCTTACGAAATTATTATCTACTGAACCCGTAAACTCCTTGCAACCCATTGCCCTCGATTAATTCTACGCTACAATTACTCATGTTTGCCGGACCTAACAGCTCCGGTAAGGGCACTATTATGATTGCGTTAAAGGCTTAAAGGAAAATAAAGGAAGTAAACCGCTGCTTGAAATCTTAAAGGCTCTCAAAAGTCTAACCTTACTTCTCCAGTTCGGCCACTTCCTGCATAAACGCAAATGCTTTTTGCAAGGCTTTCATGAGCGCATCCAAGTCGATGGGTTTACTAATAAAGGCATTCATGCCGGCCTCAATACAAGCTAATTCATCTTCGGTAAGAGCACTGGCAGTGGTGGCAATAATGTACGGTTGGGGACTATTCTCTTGCGCCCGGATAGCCCGGGTAGCATCCAAACCATCCATTTCGGGCATTTGTACATCCATCAGAATTACGTCGTAGCGGCTTTGCTCGCAGGCAGTAAGTACTTGTAAGCCATTCTCGGCCATTTCGATGATGTAACCCAAACGTTCTAGCGCCATGCGGGCAAATAACTGGTTTATCGGATAATCTTCGGCCACTAAAATGCGCAGCGGATACTGATGCGCAAACTTTTCCGAAAGTTTATGTTGGGCAGTGGCTGGGCTAACTTCCGGCCGTTGGTGCTGCATACTTTCTTTAATTGCTTGTTGTAGCGCCAGGTATTTTACTGGTTTACTCAAGGTACAGCTAAACAACGCACGAGCTTCGGCATCTAGTTCGTTACCTAAGGGGCATAATAAAATAAGAGGCAAGTCAGGTTGCTGCTGGCGCAAGGCCTGGGCCAGAGACACACCATCCATACCAGGTAATTGCCGGTCGGTGAGTACCGCATCAAAAGTTTGTTGCTTTACAACAGATAGTGCTTCGCGGGCCGAAGCTACTGCTACCGGCTTATACTGCCAGTGCTGCAATTGCTGGCACAACCACTCGCAACAAGTAGCATTGGGGATTACCAGCAAAATAGTTTTATGCTGTAGTTCACCAGCATTTACGGGTGTTACTACGTCGGTAACGTTAAGGTCCGGGGCGGCAGCGGTAAGCAGGGTAAACCGGAATGTTGCTCCTGCTCCCGGCTGGCTGATAGCGCTAATTTCTCCTTGCATTAACTCCACCAATCTTTTACAAATAGCCAATCCTAAGCCTGTACCCCCGTATTTGCGGGTAGTTGAGGAATCGAGTTGAGAGAACGGTTGAAACAAACTGGCCGCCTTCTCCGGCGAAAAACCAATGCCGGTATCTTTTACCGTAAATCTTAACTTTAATTGATCGTTCTCTAATAGTTGTTCCAGCGTTGCCTTTACCACAATCTCGCCTGCGGCAGTAAATTTTAAAGCGTTGCCTACCAGGTTAATGAGAATCTGCTGCAAGCGGCTATAATCTCCCACAATGCAGTTTGGTAATTTGGAATCGAGTTCATAGAGTAATTCTAATTGCTGCTGGGCGGCTTTACTGGCAAACATATCCAGCACCTCTTCCAGGCATTCCCGGAGGTTAAAAGATTGCTGTTCCAGCTCCATCTTACCCGATTCAATTTTAGAAAAATCGAGCACATCGTTTATTACCGTTAACAGGTTTTTACCCGAGCGGCCGATAATTTCGGTAAAGTTGCGCTGCTCCGCATCTAATTTGGTTTCGGAGAGTAAAGCGGTCATGCCAATAACCCCATTCAGCGGCGTACGGATTTCGTGGCTCATGGTAGCCAGAAAGATACTCTTGGCCTGATTGGCTTTTTCGGCTTCCTGACGCGCTTGTTCTGCTTCTTCTTTGGCTTGCTTTTCGTACTCCTGCTGATCGAGCAACTGCTCATTTAAATGTTTTAAATGAGTGGCTTGCCTTTGTAATTCTTCTTTCTGATGACTTACCTGCGCCGTGCGTTCCTGCACTTGTTGTTCCAGTTTAGCTTGCTGCTCCCGGATAGTTTGTAAGCGGTTGCGGTAAAAAGCCAATACACCCCCTGTAACCACTCCGGCCAGCAACAACCGGAACCACCAGGTCATCCAGTAAGGGGGAGTAATAATTATTTTTAAAGTAGTAGGCTGCGGGTTCCAAACCCCATCGTTATTGGCAGCTTTTACCCGAAAAGTATACGTTCCTGGGTCGAGGTTGGTGTAGGTGGCTTTGCGCTCGGTACCTACGTGGCTCCATTGTTTGTCAAAATTTTCCAGAATGTAGGCATATTGGTTTTTTTCCGGAATGGTATAATCCAGGGCAGCGTATTCCAGGGCAAAAACAGCCTGGTCGTAGGGCAGGGTAAGTGTTTTCGTCTGGCTTATATGTTGCTGCAAAGGCGAATCACCCCCAATATCTACCGACTTATTAAATAAATGTAAATCGGTTAATACTACCGGTGGCACATTGGTATTATCTACCATTTGTGCCGGTTGAAATAAGTTAAACCCATTACTGCCGCCAAAAAAAACTTCCCCATTTTGGGTAATCAGACCCGACCCGTCTGTAAACTCATAACTTTGCAAGCCATTGTAAGGGCTATAGTTTTTAAACGTATTTTTTTCGGGATGAAAGCGGCTTACCCCGTTGTTGGTGCTCAACCACAAAAAGCCCGAGGCATCTTCCACGATGCTATTGATAACGTTGCTGGGCAAACCATTTTTTTCGGTGAAAAAAGTAAATTTATTGGTTTTCTTGTTTAATACGTTCAATCCTCCACCCATGGTACCCACCCACAAATTACCCCGCCGATCTTCCGTAATAGAAAAGATTACATCGTGGCTCAGATTATTATTTGCTTTATCGTAACGGGTAAAGGTTTGCGTTTCCGGGTTAAACTTGTTCAAACCACCTGAATAAGTACCTACCCAAATATTACCCGCCTTGTCTTCGTACAAAGCCCGGATATAATCGTTGCTCAGGCTGTTGGGGTTAGCGGGGTCAAACTTGTATTGCGTTATTTTTTGGGTTTTAACATCCAGCTTATTCAATCCGCCCCCACCGGTGCCAATCCAGATATTACCTTGTCGGTCTTCGATTAACCGGAAAACAGAGTTATTACTTAAATGATAAGGAGAGTTACCGGCTTTATAATGCGTAAAAGTATTTGTTTTCCAATTGTAACGATTCAATCCGCCATCAAACATGCCTATCCAGAGATCGTCGGTTTTCTGGCTCTGCACCAAATCCAATACCGCCGGGCTAGCCAGAGAATTTTTATTCCTCGGGTTCGGCAACCACCGCGAGAAGGTCTGGGTTTCCCGGTTAAAAAGATTCAAGCCGCCACCATCGGTTCCTACCCATACATCGCCGTTGCTTTTTTCGGCAAAGGCCGTCACAATATTAAAACTTAAACTGGTAAGGTCGGGGTTATGACTCTGGTATAAAGCAAAAGTAGATAAATTGCGGTCGTATTTATTTAAACCGCTGGAGTTCGTACCAATCCATAAAATTCCCTGCTTATCCTGCAGCAAGGAAATTATTGAATTATGACTTAAACTGTTTTCAACTTCGGATTTCTTGGCGTAATGCTGAAATTGGTCTGTGGCGCTATCGTAAAGACTTAAACCTTGTTCGGTACCAATCCAGATTTTACCCGGGGCGGCATTGGTAAGAGCATAAACAGTATTACTGCTCAACCCATTAGCATTACCCGGATTATGCCGAAAATGCGTAAAAGTATTAGTAGCAGCATTATATAAATCTAAGCCCCCGTACGTACCCACCCAAATATCACCGTTTTCTTCCGGCAGCAGAGCAGTAACATAGTTGTACGTCAGGCTTTGGGCATTATTATCGTAGTGGAGGAATTGAGTAATTGTTTTGGTGCGGGGATCGAAGCGGTTCAGCCCACCGTAGGTACCAATCCATAAGTTGCCCTTAGTATCTTCGGTAATAGAGGCAATACTGTTGTTGCTTAAATGGTTGGTATGCCGTGGCCCCGCCATAAAACGGGTAACCTTACCGGTTTTTCTATCAAACAAATTTAAACCTGCCATGGTACCCAGCCATAAATTTCCCCGGCTGTCCTCGAAAATAGCCGTAACGGCTTTATCACTAATGGCTTGTTTATCGTTGAGGTTAGCCGGGTAATGCACAAAAGTATCGTTAGCCCGATCGTAACGGCTCAATGTTCCGCCGTTAGTTCCTATCCATAAATTACCAGCTTTGTCTTCGTAAAGCGCCATAATATCGCTGGCCGGAATGCTGCCGGGTTTGTTAGGATCGTGCCGGTAAACGGTAAAGTTGTATCCATCGTACTTATTTAACCCATCCATGGTGCCGAACCACATAAATCCGGATTTATCTTTCAGAATACACATAACCGTACTCTGCGATAAACCTTGCGCATTGGTTAAGTGCGTAAATTTTAGATCTGGTGCTTGGGCAAAAATGGCCAGGGCACAGAAATAAAAAAGGATACTAAAAAAGAGTTTTTTCATCTTAATAATTACGGCCACCTTCGTGAACTATTCCGGTGAGTATTTTTCAATAGTTATTGGGCTAGCAACTTGGAGAATCCGCTCAGCCTATAACCTTTATTGCTATAAATCAATTTTACTCTAATGGTGCAACAGTGTTTTTTATTAAAATTTTTCCAAAAGGAAGCATCTAATAAAATTTATATTTATTTACTATAAAATAATAAGTATACTAACCATGTAAATAGTACATTTTAATTATAAAATAAAAGTTTACCAGTGATTTAACCTTTATTAAATGCAATTCGTTTACCAAATACTAAAGTAAGAAAACCAATAAGTTATCCGGCAATACCAGGTAAACAATTTTAATATTTAGTTAAAATAAACCTCTACAATTCTAATAATAGTTACAAAAAGTTTACGATTTACTTTTACAGTATCCATCAATTGAAATTTATAGTGCTACTGTTTTTTAAAAATAACTGATTAAAATTATAGAACTATCTACTATAGATTTTAATAAGTTGAAATTTATTCTATCAATAAAAAGTAAAAGTTTAAAGTTCCTAAAACTAAAATAGTGCTATTATATTACCAATTATAAGAGTCACATGATTAAGCTTGAATTAGATACTTGGCTATTAAAACAGTTGCTATAATGGTTAAGAATCCTTTTTAATTTTGAATAAAGAATTACTTTATTGTTGGGCAGCGAGTATAAGCTTTAAAAATAGATGTATCCTATATGAAAGCCATTGTAATTACTCAACCTGGTGCCCCACATGTTTTACAACTTCAGGAAAGGCCTGCGCCTGTTCCAGCCGCACACGAAGTTTTGATTCAGGTAAAAGCCGCCGGCGTAAACCGGCCCGATGTTTTTCAGCGGAAAGGTGGTTATCCGCCACCTCCAGGCGTGCCGGCGGATATCCCGGGATTGGAAATAGCTGGAATAATTACAGAATGCGGCGAGGAGGTAAACCGCTGGCAACCGGGTCAGGCAGTTTGTGCTTTATTGGGTGG
Proteins encoded in this region:
- a CDS encoding hybrid sensor histidine kinase/response regulator, translating into MKKLFFSILFYFCALAIFAQAPDLKFTHLTNAQGLSQSTVMCILKDKSGFMWFGTMDGLNKYDGYNFTVYRHDPNKPGSIPASDIMALYEDKAGNLWIGTNGGTLSRYDRANDTFVHYPANLNDKQAISDKAVTAIFEDSRGNLWLGTMAGLNLFDRKTGKVTRFMAGPRHTNHLSNNSIASITEDTKGNLWIGTYGGLNRFDPRTKTITQFLHYDNNAQSLTYNYVTALLPEENGDIWVGTYGGLDLYNAATNTFTHFRHNPGNANGLSSNTVYALTNAAPGKIWIGTEQGLSLYDSATDQFQHYAKKSEVENSLSHNSIISLLQDKQGILWIGTNSSGLNKYDRNLSTFALYQSHNPDLTSLSFNIVTAFAEKSNGDVWVGTDGGGLNLFNRETQTFSRWLPNPRNKNSLASPAVLDLVQSQKTDDLWIGMFDGGLNRYNWKTNTFTHYKAGNSPYHLSNNSVFRLIEDRQGNIWIGTGGGGLNKLDVKTQKITQYKFDPANPNSLSNDYIRALYEDKAGNIWVGTYSGGLNKFNPETQTFTRYDKANNNLSHDVIFSITEDRRGNLWVGTMGGGLNVLNKKTNKFTFFTEKNGLPSNVINSIVEDASGFLWLSTNNGVSRFHPEKNTFKNYSPYNGLQSYEFTDGSGLITQNGEVFFGGSNGFNLFQPAQMVDNTNVPPVVLTDLHLFNKSVDIGGDSPLQQHISQTKTLTLPYDQAVFALEYAALDYTIPEKNQYAYILENFDKQWSHVGTERKATYTNLDPGTYTFRVKAANNDGVWNPQPTTLKIIITPPYWMTWWFRLLLAGVVTGGVLAFYRNRLQTIREQQAKLEQQVQERTAQVSHQKEELQRQATHLKHLNEQLLDQQEYEKQAKEEAEQARQEAEKANQAKSIFLATMSHEIRTPLNGVIGMTALLSETKLDAEQRNFTEIIGRSGKNLLTVINDVLDFSKIESGKMELEQQSFNLRECLEEVLDMFASKAAQQQLELLYELDSKLPNCIVGDYSRLQQILINLVGNALKFTAAGEIVVKATLEQLLENDQLKLRFTVKDTGIGFSPEKAASLFQPFSQLDSSTTRKYGGTGLGLAICKRLVELMQGEISAISQPGAGATFRFTLLTAAAPDLNVTDVVTPVNAGELQHKTILLVIPNATCCEWLCQQLQHWQYKPVAVASAREALSVVKQQTFDAVLTDRQLPGMDGVSLAQALRQQQPDLPLILLCPLGNELDAEARALFSCTLSKPVKYLALQQAIKESMQHQRPEVSPATAQHKLSEKFAHQYPLRILVAEDYPINQLFARMALERLGYIIEMAENGLQVLTACEQSRYDVILMDVQMPEMDGLDATRAIRAQENSPQPYIIATTASALTEDELACIEAGMNAFISKPIDLDALMKALQKAFAFMQEVAELEK